One genomic region from Colletotrichum lupini chromosome 7, complete sequence encodes:
- a CDS encoding CDP-alcohol phosphatidyltransferase, giving the protein MGAATSDRTAAAECISDDALIHLKSYKYSAVDKSPISNYILRPYWNAAVELLPLWLAPNMVTLLGFFMILGNIGLLVIFMPDLVGPGPSWLYYSFAFGLFMYQTMDNLDGKQARRTGTSSGLGELFDHGIDSLNCTLASLLETAAMGLGTSKSGVFTALVPCLPMFFSTWETYHTHTLYLGRINGPTEGILIACSVMVVSGIYGPGIWTEPIINILGDKAEQHLYGFHYLLGDYSIRDIWIAMIVFSLFATHIPFCVLHVIQARRSRGEPVAPVFLEWTPMTVYTLAIGAWVYSPYSAIRSDNHLVLFCVTMAFVFGRLTTKMILAHLTKQPFPYWTVMLVPLVGGAALANLPRLGLPGISAQTELYYLYGYFVFSAVVYFRWAYLVITSICNFLGINALTIPKEKQLANKQAIAAAKAPPLTNGLMNGVKKD; this is encoded by the exons ATGGGCGCCGCAACTTCAGACA GAACTGCTGCCGCCGAATGCATCTCGGACGATGCCCTCATCCACCTCAAGTCCTACAAATACTCGGCCGTCGACAAGTCGCCCATCTCCAACTACATCCTCCGACCCTAC TGGAATGCTGCCGTCGAGCTTCTGCCGCTATGGCTGGCACCGAATATGGTCACTCTGCTGGGCTTCTTCATGATCCTCGGAAACATTGGCCTCTTGGTCATTTTTATGCCTGACTTGGTTGGACCG GGCCCTTCATGGCTATACTACAGCTTCGCTTTCGGTCTCTTCATGTACCAGACGATGGACAACCTCGACGGCAAGCAAGCGCGACGCACCGGAACCTCGAGCGGACTTGGCGAGCTCTTCGACCACGGCATTGACTCCCTGAACTGCACCCTGGCCAGTCTTCTCGAGACTGCTGCCATGGGCCTCGGCACTTCCAAGTCTGGAGTCTTTACGGCCCTTGTCCCATGCCTGCCCATGTTCTTCTCGACTTGGGAGACATACCACACCCACACTCTCTACCTGGGCAGGATCAACGGTCCAACCGAAGGTATTCTGATCGCCTGCAGCGTCATGGTTGTCTCTGGAATCTACGGCCCTGGCATCTGGACCGAGCCCATCATCAACATCCTTGGCGACAAGGCCGAACAGCATCTCTATGGCTTCCACTACCTGCTGGGAGACTACTCGATTCGGGACATCTGGATTGCCATGATCGTCTTCTCACTCTTCGCAACCCACATCCCCTTCTGCGTTCTCCACGTTATTCAGGCCCGCCGCTCGCGCGGTGAGCCCGTAGCCCCTGTCTTCCTCGAGTGGACGCCCATGACAGTGTACACCCTTGCTATTGGCGCCTGGGTCTACTCGCCGTACTCGGCCATTCGTAGCGATAACCACCTTGTTCTCTTCTGCGTCACCATGGCCTTCGTATTCGGCCGCTTGACTACGAAGATGATTCTCGCTCACCTCACGAAGCAGCCTTTCCCTTACTGGACCGTCATGCTTGTGCCCCTTGTTGGTGGTGCTGCGCTTGCCAACCTTCCACGTCTGGGCCTTCCGGGCATTAGTGCCCAGACTGAGCTGTACTATCTGTACGGCTACTTCGTCTTCTCGGCCGTCGTCTACTTCCGCTGGGCATACCTGGTCATCACAAGTATTTGCAACTTCCTCGGCATCAACGCTCTGACTATTCCCAAGGAGAAGCAGCTCGCAAACAAGCAAGCTATTGCTGCCGCCAAGGCACCGCCTCTGACCAATGGTCTGATGAACGGCGTGAAGAAGGATTAA
- a CDS encoding PX domain-containing protein, translating into MDSAIESQFRPNGGLNGGTNGHIRPSHKVATDGAIRGLLSRQNNNDTRGGLFGDEEDEEEETESPTESSVTSPSSVTSPPYWLGHHQRSISNMSVESVLPAGAITMHDNEASDVNGRNRACWAKSVEITDYVVVNGSATNIGAFVVWNIRVETLQGSYMNIRKRYSEFDDLREKLVKTFPDFEAAVPPLPPKSVISKFRPRFLDKRRAGLQYFLNCIMLNPEFSGSPVLKEFLFS; encoded by the exons ATGGACTCGGCGATAGAATCCCAGTTCCGACCGAACGGCGGTCTTAACGGCGGCACAAACGGCCATATTAGACCTTCACACAAGGTCGCTACGGACGGAGCCATTCGAGGGTTACTTTCGCGTCAGAACAATAATGACACACGGGGTGGACTGTTTGGTGATGAGGAggatgaagaggaagagaCAGAGTCGCCAACCGAGTCGTCCGTGACAAGTCCGTCGTCAGTGACGTCGCCTCCGTATTGGCTCGGCCACCACCAGCGCTCGATTTCCAATATGTCGGTCGAATCAGTGCTACCCGCCGGCGCGATCACAATGCACGATAACGAAGCGAGCGACGTCAATGGTCGAAATCGAGCCTGCTGGGCAAAGAGTGTCGAGATTACCGACTACGTCGTGGTGAACGGCAGCGCAACCAACATCGGGGCATTTGTTGTTTGGAACATAAGAGTCGAGACATTGCAA GGGAGCTATATGAACATCCGAAAGCGATACTCCGAGTTCGACGACCTTCGCGAAAAGCTGGTCAAGACGTTCCCCGATTTCGAAGCAGCAGTACCACCTCTACCACCCAAGAGTGTGATATCCAAATTCCGGCCCCGTTTCCTCGATAAGAGGAGGGCAGGGCTACAATATTTTCTCAA TTGTATAATGTTGAATCCCGAGTTTTCTGGGTCGCCAGTACTCAAGGAGTTTCTCTTCTCGTAA
- a CDS encoding IQ calmodulin-binding domain-containing protein: MTKPAHELDSIPVPAQQLASGGGAVSPSDASASSAPTSASAPPPPQKTPLLHQKEAPFNGAAAAVITPPASPPVPRPVDEQDESHSIFSPAATATTTTDTTATTAATTHTADSATAPPSDDTCSLAQSQTSTNYSSRQEYMDSLVPPSQDQFEKIAEVQRTREEELKRNKSKRQTQHLHDHFHNVRRSQDGQGDAAGDIFDEAQIMSQDPPPASAKEGEQGDSEAINRAAALIQRNYRGYRVRREMQGMGLNASTRWVSAIDELQFRELNRPRAKSSVGAAALSPTGDRHSVLSRDEEGGMSRPSTARENWRKAATIARRAGHDDVESDSDSSASSSESDTPEKRAEKKKKREEAVARRKKDSKMMGLQYFLEMVDLKHRYGSNLRVYHEEWKKSDTTENFFYWLDYGGGKNVEMEACPRDRLEREQVRYLSREERQFYLVQVDDEGRLCWAKNGARIDTTEAFKDSIHGIVPADDPTPAWSQNNTPQTSPGAEAADDSRSESSVESALEADRAAKYATPEVDGATGMKKVSHISAATIFNKMLRKSVKKNTWIFVADTSFRLYVGIKASGAFQHSSFLQGSRISSAGLIKIKDGRLSSLSPLSGHYRPPASNFRAFVKNLKEAKVDTSHVSISKSYAVLVGLEVYVKSRQKGKKAIEKMTHKKEKIMEPEEFRKREEEAKDKSESAAKERKVLEKEAEEREENKAAVKLLRKLNLAPQVPAGQRSGEGEEEGREEPVMETLAEERTREDTAAASSAATHPTASSARA; the protein is encoded by the coding sequence ATGACGAAACCCGCCCACGAGCTCGACTCTATACCGGTTCCAGCCCAGCAACTTGCTTCTGGTGGCGGTGCCGTGTCTCCGAGCGACGCTTCTGCCTCGTCTGCGCCTACGTCTGCGTctgcaccaccaccaccccaaAAGACCCCTCTTCTTCACCAAAAGGAAGCTCCTTTTAAcggtgccgccgccgccgttatTACCCCGCCGGCCAGTCCCCCCGTGCCAAGACCTGTCGACGAACAAGACGAATCCCACTCCATATTTTCCCCTGCTGCTACTGCGACTACCACTACAGATACAACCGCCACCACGGCAGCCACCACTCACACGGCTGATTCTGCAACGGCCCCCCCTAGTGACGACACATGCTCATTGGCGCAGTCGCAGACGAGCACAAACTACAGTTCTCGCCAGGAGTACATGGACAGTTTGGTCCCGCCGTCCCAAGATCAATTTGAAAAGATTGCAGAGGTACAGCGCACGCGCGAGGAGGAGCTAAAGAGGAATAAGTCGAAGCGCCAGACACAACACCTCCACGACCACTTTCACAACGTCCGGCGCTCACAGGACGGACAAGGTGACGCTGCCGGGGACATTTTCGACGAAGCGCAAATAATGTCGCAAGATCCACCGCCAGCTTCAGCCAAAGAGGGTGAACAGGGCGACAGCGAGGCCATCAACAGAGCCGCGGCGCTGATCCAGCGCAACTACCGGGGTTATCGCGTGCGGAGGGAGATGCAGGGCATGGGGCTGAACGCATCGACGAGATGGGTCTCGGCCATTGACGAGCTGCAGTTCCGCGAGCTGAACCGGCCGCGCGCAAAGAGCTCCGTCGGCGCTGCCGCTTTGTCTCCCACCGGCGACAGACACAGCGTGCTTTCGAGAGACGAGGAGGGCGGCATGAGTCGTCCGTCAACAGCTCGTGAGAACTGGAGGAAGGCGGCGACGATTGCGCGGCGCGCGGGGCACGATGATGTCGAGTCCGACTCAGACTCCTCTGCGTCCTCGTCTGAATCAGATACGCCTGAGAAGAGGGCcgagaaaaagaagaagcgcGAGGAGGCCGTAGCGAGGCGGAAGAAGGATTCCAAGATGATGGGGTTGCAGTATTTCCTAGAGATGGTTGACCTCAAGCACCGCTACGGGAGTAACTTGCGCGTGTACCACGAGGAATGGAAAAAGTCCGACACAACGGAGAACTTTTTCTACTGGCTCGATTACGGCGGCGGAAAGAATGTCGAGATGGAGGCGTGTCCCCGCGACCGTCTCGAGAGGGAACAGGTGCGCTATCTGTCCCGCGAGGAGAGGCAATTCTACCTGGTGCAAGTCGACGACGAGGGACGGCTATGCTGGGCCAAGAACGGCGCGCGCATCGACACGACCGAGGCATTCAAGGACAGCATCCACGGCATCGTGCCCGCAGACGACCCGACGCCGGCGTGGTCGCAGAACAACACCCCGCAAACATCACCCGGAGCCGAAGCCGCCGACGATAGCCGCTCCGAATCCTCGGTAGAGTCCGCGCTAGAAGCAGATCGTGCGGCAAAGTACGCCACGCCCGAGGTCGACGGCGCAACGGGCATGAAGAAGGTATCGCACATCTCAGCGGCGACAATCTTCAACAAGATGCTGCGCAAGTCGGTCAAAAAGAACACGTGGATCTTTGTCGCGGACACGAGCTTCCGCCTGTACGTGGGCATCAAGGCGTCGGGCGCCTTCCAGCACTCGAGCTTCCTGCAGGGCAGCCGCATCTCCTCGGCGGGCCTCATCAAGATCAAGGACGGGCGGCTGTCGAGCCTGTCGCCGCTCAGCGGGCACTACCGCCCTCCGGCGTCCAACTTCCGCGCCTTCGTCAAGAACCTCAAGGAGGCGAAAGTCGACACGTCCCACGTTTCGATATCGAAATCTTACGCCGTGCTCGTCGGGCTCGAGGTCTACGTCAAGTCGCGGCAAAAAGGCAAGAAGGCGATCGAGAAGATGACAcacaagaaggagaagattATGGAGCCGGAAGAGTTCCGGAAGCGCGAGGAAGAGGCCAAGGATAAAAGCGAGAGCGCGGCTAAGGAGCGAAAAGTGCTCGAGAAGGAGGCCGAGGAGAGGGAGGAGAACAAGGCTGCGGTCAAGTTGCTGCGGAAGCTGAATCTGGCGCCGCAGGTGCCGGCGGGCCAGAGGAGTGGCGAGggtgaggaggaggggagggaggAGCCTGTGATGGAGACGTTGGCGGAGGAGAGGACGAGGGAGGACACGGCTGCAGCTTCTTCTGCTGCTACTCATCCCACTGCTTCATCTGCAAGGGCCTAG
- a CDS encoding benzaldehyde lyase — protein VRLLSLLRDIKLIDVRHETVAVQAAEGWAKVKGNNAPGVCFITANSGFCNGLPGLSTAFADRSPVFCITSSPPLRDAETNTLQGFHDQVVLAKPVTKFAHRVTNGSEIPRIVSLAWRATTAGAPGPVLVDFPIDVLFTPVEIDSVAWGSITAPPVSLPAPDAGAVEQAMRLWGEAKRPVILVSTGAARAADDVVKLAEATNTPIFHSPKFSTTIKRSHPLFGGVATRLPFLRAQGPAPDFVLLLGARTGFLIGGRSGAIVPNESEAKVVQVDLDGSEIGRSRKIDVGIVSDVGLAAQALTAAASESSVKATGEWVEKAMALKKPSVHSAGNEEDPVIIEENDRIHPYHGVKAFFRSLPEDSILCMDGGECGGWALQSLNEARAGLSMVTTGYLGFLGNGFGYSLGAAVAAPDKLVVNLHGDGSAGFHIGELDTYAKFGLNILTVVVNNSVWGMSQAGQNMIYGEKTPQRPCVAMNPKVKYEVVAQGFGCEGAVVDVVKENGASNGPKTLESVKVAVKTLTSARQPSLLNLKVSDVPYQNTTKAMVGGSSDPNIIVVPYYDNLPRPYYKQSGNGVAASANATSVSKEESFVEGHGTIQ, from the exons gtgcgattactatccctgttacgtgacaTCAAGCTCATAGACGTGCGGCACGAGACCGTCGCCGTCCAGGCCGCCGAAGGCTGGGCCAAGGTCAAGGGCAACAACGCCCCCGGCGTATGCTTCATCACAGCCAACTCTGGCTTCTGCAACGGACTACCAGGCCTCAGCACCGCCTTCGCGGACCGCTCCCCGGTATTCTGCATCACGAGCTCGCCGCCGCTGCGCGATGCGGAGACGAATACCCTCCAAGGGTTCCACGACCAGGTCGTCCTGGCGAAACCCGTGACGAAGTTTGCGCACCGGGTCACCAACGGCAGCGAGATCCCGCGCATCGTGAGCTTGGCTTGGAGAGCGACGACGGCGGGGGCGCCTGGGCCGGTACTCGTGGATTTTCCCATCGATGTGCTCTTCACGCCTGTAGAGATTGACAGCGTGGCTTGGGGTTCCATCACCGCGCCGCCGGTATCGCTTCCCGCCCCTGATGCCGGCGCGGTCGAGCAGGCGATGAGACTCTGGGGAGAGGCGAAGCGCCCCGTGATCTTAGTCTCGACTGGTGCAGCGAGGGCCGCGGACGACGTAGTGAAGCTCGCTGAAGCGACGAATACTCCGATTTTCCACTCACCCAAGTTTTCTACGACCATCAAGCGCTCGCATCCTCTTTTCGGTGGCGTGGCGACTCGGCTTCCGTTCTTGCGCGCTCAGGGACCGGCTCCGGATTTCGTTCTTCTGCTGGGGGCCAGGACTGGCTTCTTGATCGGCGGTAGGAGCGGTGCAATTGTGCCGAACGAGAGTGAAGCCAAGGTTGTGCAGGTTGACCTGGACGGGAGCGAGATCGGACGCTCGAGAAAGATTGAT GTCGGTATCGTATCGGATGTCGGGCTTGCAGCTCAGGCTCTCACAGCTGCGGCATCCGAGTCGTCCGTCAAGGCCACAGGTGAGTGGGTGGAAAAGGCCATGGCGTTGAAGAAGCCGAGCGTTCACTCAGCCGGAAATGAAGAGGACCCGGTAATCATCGAGGAAAATGACCGGATTCACCCCTACCATGGCGTGAAGGCCTTCTTCCGATCCCTGCCCGAAGACAGCATTCTTTGCATGGACGGCGGCGAGTGCGGCGGATGGGCTCTGCAATCTCTGAACGAGGCGAGGGCGGGACTGTCAATGGTGACGACTGGATATCTGGGCTTCCTGGGCAACGGTTTTGGATACTCGCTTG gtgccgccgtcgccgcgcCAGATAAGCTAGTCGTCAACCTTCACGGAGACGGCAGCGCAGGCTTCCACATTGGCGAGCTCGACACCTACGCCAAGTTCGGCCTCAACATCCTCACGGTCGTGGTGAACAACAGCGTCTGGGGCATGTCGCAGGCCGGACAGAACATGATTTACGGGGAGAAGACGCCGCAGCGGCCGTGCGTGGCGATGAACCCCAAAGTCAAGTACGAAGTCGTCGCGCAAGGGTTCGGGTGCGAGGGGGCGGTGGTGGACGTAGTCAAGGAGAATGGCGCCAGCAATGGGCCCAAGACGTTGGAGTCCGTCAAGGTTGCGGTGAAGACCTTGACGAGCGCGAGGCAGCCTTCGCTGCTCAATTTGAAGGTTTCTGATGTGCCGTATCAAAATACCACAAAGGCTATG GTCGGAGGAAGTAGTGATCCCAACATCATTGTTGTACCGTATTACGACAATCTTCCCAGACCGTACTATAAGCAGTCTGGGAATGGTGTGGCTGCGTCTGCGAATGCAACATCGGTGTCGAAGGAGGAGAGCTTCGTCGAAGGCCACGGTACAATTCAGTAA